The proteins below are encoded in one region of Gemmatimonadaceae bacterium:
- a CDS encoding MerR family transcriptional regulator, translating to MAESPIALLRAHAKQAPWNARGLAAQVTALVDAAGVRPTNASARAAPSARSIRFYVANGLLERPEGTGTAATYNYRHFLQLLAIKIRQREGVTLDTIKGEMKEVTGDALERRVASSLAAALGATVETRRQAVDDDAPASWRRVMVADGVELHVREDSPSSREAALVAMREAVRAALGREDIR from the coding sequence ATGGCTGAATCACCCATCGCACTTCTCCGCGCCCACGCCAAGCAGGCGCCGTGGAACGCGCGCGGCCTCGCCGCGCAGGTGACCGCGCTCGTCGATGCCGCTGGCGTGCGTCCGACCAATGCGTCGGCACGCGCCGCGCCGAGCGCGCGATCGATTCGGTTCTACGTCGCGAATGGATTGCTCGAACGCCCCGAGGGGACCGGCACCGCCGCGACCTACAATTACCGCCACTTCCTTCAGCTTCTCGCCATCAAGATCCGCCAGCGCGAAGGCGTGACGCTCGACACGATCAAAGGCGAGATGAAGGAAGTGACGGGCGACGCACTCGAGCGCCGCGTGGCGTCATCACTCGCCGCGGCGCTCGGCGCCACGGTCGAGACGCGCCGGCAGGCCGTCGATGACGATGCGCCCGCGAGCTGGCGGCGAGTCATGGTGGCGGACGGGGTCGAACTGCATGTTCGCGAGGATTCGCCGTCGTCCCGAGAAGCAGCGCTCGTCGCCATGCGCGAAGCCGTGCGCGCGGCACTCGGCCGCGAGGATATTCGCTAG
- a CDS encoding XrtA system polysaccharide deacetylase — protein sequence MPLSPHNIAHFFTVDVEEHFQVSAFEGIVERESWATQPSRVERNVDRALALLADANATATFFTLGWVAERRPALVRRIAECGHEIASHGMTHRRVYHLSSAEFRDELRTSKRLLEDITGTHVVGFRAPNFSILPRSEWAFEVLVEEGYRYDSSRFPIHRIDYGSPDAPSDVHVVTCPSGTLLEFPLATYKAFGARIPAAGAAYLRHFPYRVVRGAFAQSERRGQAAVFYIHPWELDPEQPRIDAPLLTRWRHYTGLSRTTARVARLLGEFRFTSFRARLERPAPRDAVLVA from the coding sequence ATGCCCCTGTCGCCCCACAACATCGCGCACTTCTTCACCGTCGACGTCGAAGAGCACTTTCAAGTTTCGGCGTTCGAGGGAATCGTCGAGCGGGAGAGCTGGGCGACGCAGCCGTCGCGCGTCGAGCGCAATGTGGACCGTGCGCTTGCGCTGCTGGCTGACGCGAACGCCACCGCGACGTTCTTCACGTTGGGGTGGGTCGCCGAGCGCCGGCCTGCGCTCGTGCGGCGCATTGCGGAATGCGGTCATGAGATCGCGTCGCATGGAATGACGCACCGGCGCGTCTATCATCTTTCGTCCGCGGAGTTTCGCGACGAGCTCCGCACGTCCAAGCGATTGCTCGAGGACATCACGGGTACGCACGTCGTCGGCTTTCGCGCGCCGAATTTCTCGATTCTGCCGCGCTCCGAGTGGGCGTTCGAAGTGTTGGTCGAGGAAGGGTATCGCTACGACTCGAGCCGGTTTCCGATTCATCGCATCGATTACGGATCGCCGGACGCGCCATCAGACGTTCACGTCGTGACCTGTCCGAGCGGAACGTTGCTCGAGTTTCCGCTCGCGACGTACAAGGCATTCGGCGCGCGAATTCCCGCGGCGGGCGCCGCGTACTTGCGGCACTTTCCGTATCGCGTCGTGCGCGGCGCGTTCGCGCAATCGGAGCGGCGCGGTCAGGCGGCGGTGTTCTACATCCATCCGTGGGAGCTCGATCCCGAACAACCGCGGATCGACGCACCGCTGCTGACGCGCTGGCGCCACTACACCGGCCTGTCGCGCACAACCGCGCGGGTGGCGCGGTTGCTCGGTGAGTTCCGTTTCACGTCGTTCCGCGCGCGACTGGAGCGACCGGCGCCGCGCGACGCGGTGCTCGTCGCATGA
- a CDS encoding ATP-binding protein encodes MDIESRTDTPITARTLRRERVKASQHVAAAIAHELRNPVFAIASAAQLLRYRNTDDPLIERNLGRILRETERLNALVSALLEYGRPAPVRLEPANPDDVWTDVLASNRGILESKALLVQHTPADPRATCAIDAEQLALALSNALVNAIDAAPEGSDLTIASSVDRDGAWRSRLHNDGPAIPADTLSHAFEPLVTTKPGRAGIGLAVAHRVINDHGGNLSLDSAEGSGTTLTFSLPSLRLP; translated from the coding sequence GTGGACATCGAATCGCGCACCGACACGCCGATCACCGCGCGAACGCTGCGGCGAGAGCGCGTCAAGGCGTCTCAGCATGTCGCCGCCGCGATCGCGCACGAGTTGCGCAACCCGGTGTTCGCCATTGCGTCTGCCGCGCAGCTCCTGCGCTATCGCAACACCGACGACCCGCTCATCGAGCGGAACCTCGGCCGCATTCTCCGCGAGACGGAGCGTCTCAACGCTCTCGTGTCGGCACTGCTCGAGTACGGACGTCCCGCGCCGGTACGTCTCGAGCCCGCGAATCCCGACGACGTCTGGACCGACGTCCTCGCGTCCAATCGCGGCATCCTCGAGAGCAAGGCGCTCCTCGTTCAACACACCCCCGCCGACCCGCGAGCAACCTGCGCCATCGACGCCGAGCAGCTCGCGCTGGCGCTGAGCAATGCCCTCGTCAATGCCATTGACGCGGCGCCCGAAGGGAGTGATCTCACGATCGCGTCGTCGGTCGATCGCGACGGCGCCTGGCGGTCGCGTCTGCACAACGATGGCCCGGCCATCCCCGCCGACACGCTGTCGCACGCCTTCGAACCTCTCGTTACGACGAAGCCCGGTCGCGCCGGCATTGGCCTGGCCGTCGCGCACCGCGTGATAAACGACCACGGCGGCAATCTGTCGCTCGACAGCGCCGAAGGCTCGGGCACGACGCTCACATTTTCCCTGCCGAGCCTGCGTCTCCCCTGA
- a CDS encoding phospholipase D-like domain-containing protein, with amino-acid sequence MASLALIGGLSITRGTPVSYVSTLSDSGPPAISDSLFERTFELFTGTHIFQGNAVQQANNGNGIYPSLWRDMRSAQHTITVQMYYSLPGKVADSMAAVLRERARANVRVLFLIDAFGSQHLSDEYLKSLTDAGVKVAKLRPLRWSTISNAATRSHVRVVVVDGRVGYEGGFGLADYWLGDGHHDEQWRESNVRFEGPAVMQLQAAFAAAWAESTGELITGPLFFPSSGFQPVGPTRAGLLYTAPTTGSTPAERFLALTISGARKSLYIENSYFVPDEDFRKLLERAARRGVDVRVLTVSSKTDVKTTWYAGRHYYEELLGRGVKIYEYQPTMLHSKTIVADGLWSSVGSMNFDNRSMAFNNESNLVVLDTAFGAQMDSIFFDDLRYAREIKLDEFRHRSRWTKLVESIATLMSRLL; translated from the coding sequence GTGGCCTCCCTGGCCCTCATTGGCGGCCTGTCGATCACGCGGGGCACGCCCGTCAGCTATGTCTCGACGCTGTCGGACTCCGGGCCGCCGGCGATCAGCGACTCGCTGTTCGAGCGGACGTTCGAGCTGTTCACCGGTACGCACATCTTCCAGGGTAATGCCGTACAGCAGGCGAACAACGGCAACGGCATCTACCCCTCGCTCTGGCGCGACATGCGGTCGGCGCAGCACACGATCACCGTGCAGATGTACTACTCGCTGCCCGGCAAAGTAGCGGACAGCATGGCCGCGGTGCTTCGCGAGCGGGCGCGCGCGAACGTTCGCGTGCTCTTTCTCATCGACGCGTTCGGCTCGCAGCACCTGTCCGACGAGTATTTGAAATCTTTGACAGACGCCGGCGTGAAAGTGGCGAAGCTCAGGCCACTGCGCTGGTCCACCATCTCCAACGCCGCGACGCGCTCCCACGTGCGCGTCGTCGTCGTCGATGGGCGCGTCGGGTACGAGGGCGGCTTCGGCCTGGCCGACTATTGGCTCGGCGATGGACATCATGACGAGCAGTGGCGCGAATCGAACGTGCGATTCGAAGGCCCGGCGGTCATGCAACTCCAGGCCGCATTCGCCGCCGCGTGGGCGGAATCGACTGGAGAGCTGATCACCGGTCCGCTCTTCTTTCCGTCCAGCGGATTTCAGCCCGTTGGACCGACGCGCGCCGGGCTGCTGTATACGGCGCCGACGACGGGGAGCACGCCCGCCGAACGATTTCTGGCCCTCACGATCAGCGGCGCGCGCAAGTCGCTGTACATCGAGAATTCATACTTCGTTCCCGATGAGGATTTTCGAAAGCTTCTCGAGCGCGCCGCGCGTCGCGGCGTCGACGTTCGCGTGCTGACCGTGAGCTCGAAAACGGACGTGAAGACCACCTGGTACGCGGGCCGACACTATTACGAGGAGCTGCTCGGCCGCGGCGTGAAGATCTACGAGTACCAGCCGACGATGCTGCACTCGAAAACCATCGTGGCCGATGGCTTGTGGAGCTCGGTCGGCTCGATGAACTTCGACAATCGTTCGATGGCGTTCAACAACGAGTCGAATCTCGTGGTGTTGGACACGGCCTTCGGCGCGCAAATGGACTCGATCTTTTTCGACGATCTCCGCTACGCGCGTGAGATCAAGCTCGACGAGTTCCGGCATCGCTCGCGATGGACGAAGCTGGTCGAGAGCATCGCCACGTTGATGTCGCGACTGCTCTAG
- a CDS encoding 1,4-dihydroxy-6-naphthoate synthase, with translation MLSLAISPCPNDTFIFCQMVNRYRLELDDVESLNLRAERGEFDVTKISVAAYGRIRDQYALLRAGGAAGFGVGPLLVSSVKREPGGRVAIPGDRTTAALLLRLCGDFETIPMRFDLIEAAVLSGEVDCGVLIHEGRFTYADKGLVCLADLGEVWEAKMNCPIPLGAIAIRRSLGAEVARQVNDEIRASLQLAWAHPERCADFVRANAQEMSPQVQQRHIDLYVNDYSMDVDADAVTRLVTLGEQRGLYAASREPIFAV, from the coding sequence ATGCTGAGCCTCGCGATCTCTCCCTGTCCCAACGATACGTTCATCTTCTGCCAGATGGTCAACCGCTATCGGCTCGAGCTGGACGACGTCGAATCGCTGAATCTGCGCGCCGAGCGTGGTGAGTTCGACGTGACGAAGATTTCGGTCGCGGCGTACGGGCGCATTCGCGATCAGTACGCGCTGCTGCGCGCCGGCGGTGCCGCGGGATTTGGCGTGGGTCCGCTGCTCGTGAGCAGCGTCAAACGCGAGCCGGGCGGACGCGTCGCAATTCCGGGCGATCGCACGACGGCCGCGCTGCTGCTGCGGTTGTGCGGCGACTTCGAGACGATTCCCATGCGCTTCGATCTCATCGAGGCTGCGGTGTTGTCGGGCGAGGTCGACTGCGGCGTGCTGATTCACGAAGGCCGCTTCACCTACGCCGACAAGGGTCTCGTGTGTCTGGCGGATCTCGGTGAAGTCTGGGAAGCGAAGATGAACTGTCCCATTCCTCTCGGCGCGATCGCCATTCGCCGTTCGCTCGGTGCCGAGGTGGCGCGGCAGGTGAACGACGAGATTCGGGCGAGCCTGCAGCTTGCCTGGGCGCATCCCGAGCGTTGCGCTGACTTCGTGCGCGCGAATGCGCAGGAGATGTCGCCGCAGGTGCAGCAGAGGCACATCGATCTTTACGTCAACGACTACTCGATGGACGTTGATGCCGACGCGGTGACGCGACTCGTGACGCTCGGTGAACAGCGCGGGTTGTACGCGGCGTCGCGCGAGCCGATTTTCGCCGTGTGA
- a CDS encoding zinc ribbon domain-containing protein: protein MTSPTSPASDGDTIACPACHAQASGKFCSNCGAALSATKCAACGAELRPGAKFCHRCGTPAGAEGTGDQRSFNSALPWSVAAIALLAFVALVAGQRFGRSQEATPTPTADANAAPFAGGGGQPPDISNMSPTERAERLYNRIMAAHENGHADTVAMFAPMAIQAYQALDSLDLDARYDMGRIAAISGDEQLARAEADTILAKHPNHLLGLILAGNAAHMRKDAAAERSFHDKLVASAASERAKNLPEYTAHDNDIVIALNAKQP, encoded by the coding sequence ATGACTTCCCCAACCTCTCCCGCCTCGGACGGCGACACGATCGCCTGTCCAGCTTGCCACGCCCAGGCGTCCGGCAAATTCTGCTCGAATTGCGGCGCGGCGCTCTCGGCCACGAAGTGCGCCGCCTGCGGCGCCGAGCTCCGTCCCGGCGCCAAGTTCTGCCATCGATGCGGCACTCCCGCCGGCGCCGAGGGCACCGGCGACCAGCGCAGCTTCAATTCGGCGCTTCCGTGGTCAGTTGCCGCGATCGCGCTCCTCGCATTCGTCGCGCTCGTCGCGGGCCAGCGATTCGGACGCAGTCAAGAGGCGACGCCCACGCCGACCGCCGATGCGAACGCCGCTCCCTTCGCCGGCGGCGGCGGTCAACCGCCCGACATCAGTAACATGTCGCCCACCGAACGGGCAGAACGCTTGTACAATCGCATCATGGCCGCGCACGAAAACGGCCACGCCGACACCGTCGCGATGTTCGCGCCGATGGCCATTCAGGCGTATCAAGCGCTCGATTCGCTCGACTTGGACGCACGTTATGACATGGGCCGCATCGCCGCGATTTCGGGCGACGAACAACTCGCGCGCGCCGAAGCGGACACCATTCTCGCCAAGCATCCGAACCATTTGCTCGGCCTCATTCTCGCCGGCAACGCGGCGCACATGCGAAAGGATGCGGCGGCCGAACGCTCTTTTCACGACAAGTTGGTCGCCTCCGCGGCGAGCGAACGCGCGAAGAATCTCCCGGAATACACCGCGCACGACAACGACATCGTCATCGCGCTGAACGCCAAGCAGCCCTGA
- a CDS encoding FemAB family XrtA/PEP-CTERM system-associated protein: protein MTHVATRATESTSSGTRIVVGNFDGTATEWDAFVRRQDGARHFHLLGWRRVIERVYGHECVSLEARDADGLLAGVLTVARVRSAMFGDFLVSMPFVDYGGPLGNDAAVRALVDSARSMMGRRTLLELRSAISLNIGVEASHRKIAVVKTLAGSASDAWDGLRSQVRGAVRKAQKSGITVRFGADQTNEFFRLFALRMRDLGTPTHSLRYFETIADEFPDSMWLACAYHQGAAVAGLCGFAFEDEVHLLHAAQLDSYRSMHPNMLLTWAFIERAIDAGISRFNFGRSSPGTSTHEFKRRWGGVDEALHWYDVGNGPVAKTPSPNDSAYALGPRLWKRLPYPVTTALGPHIVKYIP, encoded by the coding sequence ATGACACACGTTGCGACGCGCGCGACGGAGAGCACGTCGAGCGGCACTCGCATTGTGGTGGGCAACTTCGACGGCACCGCGACGGAGTGGGACGCGTTCGTTCGCCGTCAGGATGGCGCGCGGCATTTTCATCTTCTTGGATGGCGGCGCGTTATCGAGCGCGTTTACGGGCATGAATGTGTCTCGCTCGAGGCGCGCGATGCCGATGGATTACTCGCCGGTGTGCTGACCGTTGCGCGCGTACGGAGCGCGATGTTCGGCGATTTTCTGGTCTCGATGCCGTTTGTCGATTATGGGGGACCACTCGGGAATGATGCGGCCGTGCGCGCGCTGGTGGATTCGGCGCGTTCGATGATGGGACGCCGCACATTGCTCGAGTTGCGCAGTGCGATTTCGTTGAACATCGGTGTGGAAGCGTCGCATCGAAAGATCGCGGTCGTGAAGACGCTCGCGGGCAGCGCGAGCGACGCGTGGGACGGCCTCCGCTCGCAGGTTCGCGGCGCGGTGCGGAAGGCGCAGAAGTCCGGCATCACCGTGCGGTTCGGCGCGGATCAAACGAACGAATTCTTCCGCTTGTTCGCGCTGCGCATGCGCGACCTTGGCACGCCGACGCATTCGCTTCGCTATTTCGAGACGATCGCCGACGAGTTCCCGGACAGCATGTGGCTCGCGTGCGCGTACCATCAAGGCGCCGCCGTCGCCGGTTTGTGCGGTTTCGCGTTCGAGGACGAGGTGCACCTGCTGCACGCGGCGCAGCTCGACTCGTATCGATCCATGCACCCGAACATGCTGCTCACGTGGGCGTTCATCGAGCGCGCGATCGACGCCGGCATTTCGCGATTCAACTTCGGCCGCTCGTCGCCCGGCACCAGCACGCACGAATTCAAGCGACGCTGGGGCGGGGTCGACGAAGCGCTCCATTGGTACGACGTCGGAAACGGACCCGTCGCCAAGACGCCGTCGCCGAACGACTCGGCGTACGCGCTCGGACCGCGGCTATGGAAACGGTTGCCATACCCGGTCACGACCGCACTCGGTCCACACATCGTGAAGTACATCCCATGA
- the mqnB gene encoding futalosine hydrolase — MSLNTTPIVVCYSTPLEGGDLPREIGGRPIALLQTGVGLVNAAFMLTRFLATNKVAAVIGCGVGGAYPGSNLEPGDVVCAESETYGDLGADSPEGFLDMEALGFPVIAGAAPLYNELPLDLFPAARRVRFVTCATCTGTDDVARALVARTGGAVESMEGAAIVHVAKLIGVKVGEVRGISNSVGNRDRGRWRLNDAARAAREALVHWIEDGAREC; from the coding sequence ATGTCGCTAAATACTACGCCGATAGTTGTTTGCTACTCGACTCCACTCGAAGGCGGCGACCTCCCACGCGAGATCGGCGGGCGCCCCATCGCACTCCTCCAGACGGGCGTTGGACTCGTCAACGCCGCGTTCATGCTCACACGTTTTCTGGCGACTAACAAAGTGGCGGCCGTCATCGGGTGCGGGGTCGGTGGCGCCTACCCGGGTTCGAACCTCGAGCCAGGCGACGTCGTGTGCGCCGAGTCCGAGACGTACGGCGACCTCGGGGCGGATTCGCCGGAGGGTTTTCTGGACATGGAGGCGCTCGGCTTCCCGGTCATCGCCGGCGCCGCTCCGCTATACAATGAGCTGCCGCTCGATCTGTTTCCGGCAGCGCGGCGCGTGCGATTTGTGACGTGTGCGACGTGCACCGGCACCGATGACGTCGCGCGCGCGCTGGTCGCGCGGACCGGTGGCGCGGTCGAATCGATGGAAGGCGCGGCGATCGTTCACGTCGCGAAACTCATTGGGGTGAAGGTGGGAGAAGTGCGAGGCATCTCGAATTCGGTGGGCAATCGCGATCGCGGACGCTGGCGGCTGAACGATGCGGCGCGCGCGGCGCGCGAGGCCTTGGTGCACTGGATCGAGGACGGAGCTCGAGAATGCTGA
- a CDS encoding O-antigen ligase family protein — MTNAARASADDRRPDLLVIGVGLTVVCHLWRVPDLFPVLGPLRLMILSAVACLAGLVLSRRGERSLTRLFTPVTAPLLALVALMVLSIPTSLDPQLSTVFLFKDLLPRVLLGVLIAGSIRNRRDLEWIMLATLAGCWMYTAMMMVRAPRATGPTGWTDLAMYDRNDFALLAVCALPLAIYFLRREAGRSRRIFGALTMMVLLYVIARGGSRGGFLGLTAVLGFMALRYRAVPARVRFGAVLAGALAIGVLGGTRYRTQLATLLNPTQDYNWSGRDYNGRLELWKRGRGYIADHPVVGIGLAAYTVAEGELSEVARERLAHGQEVTPLQAHDMFIQIAAELGLPALVAFVFLLWRFYRTTRDVRRALDTPRETSRPPEHALAVALTASLLGFIVCGVFLSAAYFAQFFIMVGFVGGLAKLCPVWATRRAPVAPYAPVWVGNDAAAALPPIQ, encoded by the coding sequence ATGACGAATGCAGCGCGCGCGAGCGCGGACGATCGCCGGCCCGACTTGCTCGTGATCGGTGTCGGCCTGACGGTCGTGTGTCATCTGTGGCGCGTTCCGGATCTCTTTCCGGTACTTGGGCCGCTGCGGTTGATGATTCTGAGCGCCGTCGCGTGCCTTGCCGGCTTGGTGTTGTCGCGGCGCGGCGAGCGCTCGTTGACGCGGTTGTTCACGCCGGTGACCGCTCCTCTGCTGGCGCTCGTCGCGTTGATGGTGCTAAGCATTCCTACGAGTCTCGATCCGCAGCTGAGCACTGTCTTCCTGTTCAAGGATTTGCTGCCGCGAGTTCTGTTGGGTGTGCTCATCGCGGGGAGCATTCGGAATCGCCGCGATCTCGAGTGGATCATGCTCGCCACGCTCGCGGGCTGCTGGATGTACACCGCGATGATGATGGTGCGCGCGCCGCGCGCCACTGGTCCGACAGGATGGACCGATCTGGCGATGTACGATCGCAACGACTTTGCACTCCTGGCTGTGTGCGCGTTGCCGCTCGCGATCTACTTCCTGCGTCGCGAAGCGGGGCGTAGTCGTCGCATCTTCGGTGCGCTGACGATGATGGTGCTGCTGTACGTCATCGCGCGCGGCGGTTCGCGCGGCGGATTCCTTGGCCTCACGGCGGTGCTGGGCTTCATGGCACTGCGCTATCGCGCCGTACCGGCGCGCGTACGATTTGGAGCCGTGCTCGCTGGAGCGCTCGCGATCGGAGTGCTTGGGGGCACGCGGTACCGCACTCAACTCGCGACGCTGCTCAATCCGACGCAGGACTACAACTGGTCGGGCCGCGACTACAATGGACGGTTGGAGTTATGGAAGCGCGGCCGCGGCTACATCGCCGATCATCCTGTGGTGGGCATTGGACTGGCCGCGTACACGGTTGCAGAGGGCGAGTTGTCCGAAGTGGCGCGCGAGCGTTTGGCGCACGGGCAGGAAGTCACGCCGCTCCAGGCGCACGACATGTTCATTCAGATCGCCGCCGAGCTGGGACTTCCGGCGCTGGTCGCGTTCGTGTTCTTGCTCTGGCGCTTTTATCGAACGACGCGCGACGTCCGTCGCGCACTGGACACACCGCGTGAAACCTCGCGGCCGCCCGAGCACGCGCTTGCCGTGGCGCTCACGGCATCGCTGTTGGGATTCATCGTCTGCGGCGTGTTTCTCTCGGCCGCCTACTTCGCGCAGTTCTTCATCATGGTCGGCTTCGTCGGCGGGTTGGCGAAGCTGTGTCCCGTATGGGCTACGCGCCGCGCTCCGGTTGCGCCGTATGCACCCGTGTGGGTTGGTAACGACGCCGCGGCGGCGCTGCCGCCGATTCAATGA
- a CDS encoding glycosyltransferase family 4 protein translates to MQRTIGQAANVVYVWNHEYPWDVRVEKVCAALTNVGRSVHLTARNLGRRSRREELPEATVHRLRPLPLGRYADAALQFPFFFNPRWVSHLTRTAREANADVLMVRDLPLAPTAIHVGRRLGIPVMLDMAENYPALMTEIFTAKRQKPLDYVVRNPAATAAVERYTLRNIDHVVCVVDEMADRLRAMGLGADRISVVSNTPPRSRVVPAESRTAREPDGALVLGYLGILEIPRGLGDAIDAVARLRSQGIDARLRIIGGGRDSEVFEQHAKRLNLDTSIVQFLGRVDDHREAVRALEQTDIGILPYHTSEQWHTTIANKLFDYMALGLPVVAADARPVERILHETGAGVTYRSRDVHDFAHAVLSLRNEDRRRTAGEAGRRAIRDRYHWERDVERLVTAVDITVERARENSRKIPSAISLLEA, encoded by the coding sequence GTGCAGCGGACAATTGGACAAGCGGCGAACGTCGTCTACGTGTGGAACCACGAGTATCCGTGGGACGTTCGCGTCGAAAAAGTGTGTGCCGCGCTGACGAACGTAGGCCGTTCGGTGCATTTGACCGCGCGCAATCTCGGGCGGCGCTCGCGGCGCGAAGAGCTGCCAGAGGCAACGGTGCATCGGTTGCGCCCGCTGCCGCTCGGCCGATATGCGGACGCGGCGCTTCAGTTTCCCTTCTTCTTCAACCCCCGCTGGGTTTCGCATCTCACACGCACGGCGCGGGAAGCGAACGCCGACGTGTTGATGGTGCGCGATCTCCCACTCGCGCCAACCGCGATTCACGTCGGCCGGCGGTTGGGCATTCCCGTCATGCTCGACATGGCCGAGAACTATCCGGCGCTGATGACGGAAATCTTCACGGCAAAGCGGCAGAAGCCGCTCGACTATGTCGTGCGAAATCCGGCGGCGACGGCGGCGGTGGAGCGCTACACGCTGCGGAACATCGATCACGTGGTGTGCGTCGTCGACGAGATGGCGGACCGGCTTCGCGCGATGGGGTTAGGCGCCGATCGGATCAGCGTCGTATCGAACACGCCGCCACGTTCGCGCGTCGTGCCCGCGGAGTCGCGCACGGCGCGCGAACCTGACGGCGCGTTGGTACTCGGATACCTCGGCATTCTGGAAATTCCGCGCGGGTTGGGCGATGCGATCGACGCAGTTGCGCGGCTGCGGTCGCAGGGCATTGATGCGCGGTTGCGCATCATTGGTGGCGGGCGCGACAGCGAAGTGTTCGAGCAGCATGCGAAGCGGCTCAATCTCGACACCTCGATCGTACAGTTCCTCGGTCGTGTCGACGACCACCGCGAAGCGGTGCGCGCGCTGGAACAAACGGACATCGGCATTCTGCCGTATCACACGAGCGAGCAGTGGCACACGACGATCGCCAACAAGCTCTTCGATTACATGGCGCTTGGGCTTCCGGTGGTCGCGGCGGACGCGCGGCCGGTCGAGCGCATTTTGCACGAGACGGGCGCGGGCGTGACGTATCGTTCGCGCGACGTGCATGACTTCGCTCACGCGGTGTTGTCGCTGCGCAATGAAGATCGCCGGCGCACCGCGGGCGAAGCGGGCCGGCGTGCAATTCGTGATCGATATCACTGGGAACGTGACGTGGAGCGTCTCGTCACCGCAGTCGATATCACCGTCGAGCGGGCTCGAGAGAATTCTCGAAAGATTCCCTCTGCAATTTCACTTCTGGAGGCGTGA